One Aneurinibacillus migulanus genomic region harbors:
- a CDS encoding DUF5682 family protein, translated as MGGLLQHEKMDQITALFAEEVFNFEKQVVYFPVRHHSPACSHHLQKTIAAYKPEMILLEGPENSNHLIDILTAEKTKPPVSIYYGYTTEEHTYVCYYPFLDYSPEYVALKEAAQHGIPAKFIDLSYGSRLESLEQGHDLKKENKKLSYHDETLLTGSSFIQRLCEKMKCRTFDELWEAVFEIEGIKKETPDFVRDVFAYCYLSRMAYEDAVLEEEGNFIREAQMKQHVETAKKKYARILVVTGGFHTYGLIEERRVTYKVRKATGEKVYPMVYTFPEADQLNGYASGMPFVNYYDMIWRALCQQNPLPYTKSNVNLLAELLRTIRKKGESVSVADAIEANDLIHGLASLRSKREGGAYELLDAVTSAFTKGERSIATSGPLEMLRDILTGNRIGEVAPNELDVPIVRNFKDMCKKYKLHIHTTGKKQKVLDVYAKALHRDNSRFFYCLQFLEVDFCQKESGPDWANYKHINLVRESWKYSYSSFVEARLIENSVHGGSIREAAIHKLEGIIKQLPNHNSYEAAKWLLEAILMGLEELSGRLFHMVEEYVKQDSSFSSLCQTFHTLSLLYEQKRLFAFAESERVEKLISETYYHAVSKIYELAQPNSDEIEGIIENLKRLYMITTKEGLVLAKEIFHDQLVELLHVKTLPPQLEGAIAAILFNLNLLEREEIVQRARAYMFGTTEKMMLTARYLQGVFMIARDIFLYDRQLLGDLDHVIGSLSYEDFLQIAPELKLAFTYFSPMEIITISENVANLYQTSMEEISCSALDEEILIKARNLDETIRKEFARWNLV; from the coding sequence ATGGGAGGACTATTACAACACGAAAAAATGGATCAAATAACGGCGCTTTTCGCTGAAGAAGTTTTCAACTTTGAAAAGCAGGTTGTCTACTTTCCGGTACGTCATCATAGTCCTGCCTGCTCTCACCATTTGCAAAAGACAATCGCAGCCTATAAACCGGAGATGATTTTGCTGGAAGGACCAGAGAATAGCAACCATCTCATCGATATTCTTACAGCGGAAAAAACAAAGCCACCCGTTAGCATTTACTACGGCTATACGACCGAGGAACATACATACGTCTGCTATTATCCTTTTCTCGACTATTCGCCTGAATATGTGGCGCTTAAAGAGGCAGCACAGCATGGAATCCCTGCCAAGTTTATCGATCTCAGCTACGGTAGTCGCCTTGAGAGCTTGGAGCAAGGTCATGATTTAAAGAAAGAAAATAAAAAGCTTTCCTATCATGATGAAACATTGCTGACGGGCTCGTCGTTTATCCAGCGTTTGTGTGAGAAGATGAAGTGTCGAACATTCGATGAGCTATGGGAAGCCGTGTTTGAAATCGAAGGCATAAAGAAGGAGACACCGGATTTTGTCCGTGATGTATTTGCTTATTGTTATTTATCGAGAATGGCATATGAAGATGCCGTTCTCGAAGAGGAAGGAAATTTCATCCGTGAAGCACAGATGAAGCAGCACGTTGAAACAGCGAAAAAAAAGTATGCGAGAATTCTAGTCGTCACCGGCGGGTTTCATACATACGGTTTAATTGAAGAACGTAGGGTAACATACAAAGTAAGGAAAGCGACAGGCGAAAAGGTATATCCAATGGTGTATACATTTCCAGAAGCAGATCAACTCAATGGCTATGCCAGCGGTATGCCGTTTGTAAATTATTACGATATGATCTGGCGAGCTTTATGCCAGCAAAATCCTTTGCCTTATACGAAAAGCAACGTAAATCTATTAGCAGAGCTGTTGCGTACGATACGAAAAAAAGGGGAAAGCGTATCGGTTGCTGATGCAATTGAGGCAAATGACCTGATTCATGGACTAGCGTCCCTACGATCAAAGCGTGAGGGTGGAGCATACGAACTGCTTGATGCTGTTACATCAGCATTTACGAAAGGCGAACGCTCGATAGCCACTTCCGGTCCACTCGAGATGTTGCGGGACATCCTGACTGGGAATCGTATTGGTGAAGTGGCCCCAAATGAACTGGACGTGCCGATTGTACGCAACTTCAAAGACATGTGCAAGAAATACAAGCTACACATTCATACTACGGGAAAAAAGCAAAAGGTGCTGGATGTGTATGCCAAAGCTTTACATCGTGACAACAGCCGCTTTTTTTATTGTTTGCAGTTTCTAGAAGTGGACTTCTGCCAAAAAGAGTCGGGACCAGACTGGGCAAACTATAAACATATCAATCTGGTAAGAGAAAGCTGGAAGTACAGCTATTCTTCCTTTGTCGAAGCAAGGCTTATTGAAAACTCCGTGCATGGCGGCAGCATTCGAGAAGCGGCTATCCATAAGCTTGAAGGTATTATCAAGCAATTGCCCAACCATAACAGCTACGAGGCGGCAAAGTGGTTGTTGGAAGCAATTCTAATGGGACTGGAGGAATTAAGCGGCCGATTGTTCCATATGGTTGAGGAATATGTTAAACAGGACAGTTCTTTCTCCTCTCTTTGTCAAACGTTCCACACCCTGTCTCTTTTATATGAACAAAAGCGCTTGTTTGCGTTTGCGGAGAGCGAACGCGTGGAGAAGCTGATTAGTGAAACGTATTACCATGCCGTCAGCAAAATCTACGAGCTCGCGCAGCCAAATTCTGATGAAATCGAAGGGATCATCGAGAATCTGAAGCGTCTCTATATGATAACGACGAAGGAAGGATTGGTACTTGCCAAGGAAATCTTCCATGACCAGCTAGTTGAATTACTTCATGTTAAAACGCTCCCGCCTCAGTTGGAAGGAGCTATTGCAGCTATTTTGTTTAACCTTAATCTGCTTGAACGAGAGGAAATCGTCCAACGGGCGAGGGCCTATATGTTCGGGACGACAGAAAAAATGATGCTGACGGCCCGTTATTTACAGGGCGTATTCATGATTGCTCGTGATATTTTTTTATACGATAGACAATTGCTTGGTGATTTGGATCATGTTATTGGTAGTCTTTCATATGAAGATTTTTTGCAGATAGCACCTGAGCTAAAGCTTGCGTTTACGTATTTTAGTCCGATGGAAATTATCACAATCTCTGAAAATGTGGCAAATCTTTATCAGACGAGTATGGAAGAGATAAGCTGTTCTGCGCTTGATGAGGAGATTCTGATAAAAGCGAGGAATCTCGACGAGACGATTCGGAAGGAGTTTGCCAGATGGAATCTCGTATGA
- a CDS encoding LysM peptidoglycan-binding domain-containing protein — MERQFGFGSPFFFNPFFFPRRRFFPFFFISPFFFPFFREEDERDSMYSQHECVEGDTMRKLAKKYNVPQPILETMNPHLQNPSALSPGNVVNIPRLDKMYCQTLYMEQQTPASPMPYPAQGQQMTAYPYMQGMSPGGTYYSAVPPTGTQPYETT, encoded by the coding sequence ATGGAACGACAATTTGGCTTTGGAAGCCCCTTTTTCTTTAACCCTTTCTTTTTTCCGCGACGTCGTTTTTTCCCATTCTTTTTCATCTCTCCCTTCTTTTTTCCTTTTTTTCGGGAAGAAGATGAGCGTGACAGCATGTATTCCCAGCATGAATGCGTAGAAGGAGACACGATGAGGAAACTGGCCAAAAAATACAACGTACCTCAGCCGATTCTTGAAACAATGAATCCTCACCTTCAAAATCCGTCTGCTCTGAGTCCAGGTAACGTCGTCAATATCCCTCGTTTAGATAAGATGTATTGTCAAACGTTGTATATGGAACAACAGACGCCTGCTTCACCAATGCCCTACCCGGCTCAGGGACAGCAAATGACAGCCTATCCCTATATGCAGGGTATGTCCCCAGGCGGGACGTATTATTCAGCAGTTCCTCCTACAGGAACACAGCCATACGAAACGACTTAA
- a CDS encoding VWA domain-containing protein, producing the protein MESRMKQENVNRWRLLLGKNAADPLTGIEGYEEASFAYGEIDEILHYLYGREYGDERGYRRQGGQEGSSLTVPAWLSKIRTIFPKETVEILEKQALEKYNMTELLTDRTVLEKLEPNMHLLKSILQFKGYMKGEVIQSAKEIVRKVVEEIRRSLESEIQTSIIGAINRQKRGYSKSLKNLDVQRTIIKNLKNYDQKNKRFILDQLYFHSNVRQHNKWNIVILVDESGSMLDSVIYSAVMASIFSKLAALKTHLVIFDTKVVDLSSQLEDPIDLLMSVQLGGGTHIAKALKYGNTLLENPGRTIFILVSDLEEGYSMHEMYRTSQAIIDTGCKFLVLTALDFAGNVHYNKQAARTLSDMGAHVAAITPNELAQWIGKIIR; encoded by the coding sequence ATGGAATCTCGTATGAAGCAAGAAAATGTGAATCGCTGGCGGTTACTTCTAGGTAAAAACGCCGCCGACCCGTTGACAGGCATCGAAGGGTATGAAGAGGCAAGCTTTGCATATGGAGAGATTGATGAGATTTTACACTATTTGTACGGACGAGAATATGGTGACGAGCGAGGTTACCGCAGGCAGGGGGGACAGGAAGGCTCCTCACTTACAGTCCCTGCATGGTTGAGTAAAATTCGTACGATTTTCCCAAAGGAAACGGTCGAGATATTGGAAAAACAGGCGCTAGAGAAATACAATATGACCGAATTGTTGACTGATCGGACAGTGCTTGAAAAACTAGAGCCGAATATGCACCTGCTTAAAAGCATTTTACAGTTTAAAGGATACATGAAAGGTGAGGTCATCCAGAGCGCCAAGGAGATTGTCCGCAAAGTAGTAGAGGAGATAAGAAGGAGTCTCGAGTCAGAAATTCAGACAAGCATAATCGGTGCGATAAACCGCCAGAAGCGAGGCTATAGTAAGTCATTAAAAAATCTCGATGTACAAAGAACAATTATTAAAAATCTAAAAAACTATGATCAGAAAAATAAGCGATTCATCCTTGATCAGCTGTATTTTCATAGTAATGTCCGGCAGCATAATAAATGGAATATCGTTATTCTTGTTGATGAAAGTGGCAGTATGCTTGACTCGGTCATTTACAGTGCTGTTATGGCAAGTATTTTCAGTAAACTGGCAGCTTTGAAAACACACCTCGTTATCTTTGATACTAAAGTAGTGGACTTGAGTAGTCAGCTAGAAGATCCGATCGATTTGTTGATGAGTGTGCAACTGGGCGGGGGTACGCACATTGCCAAAGCACTTAAGTATGGCAATACGCTGCTAGAGAACCCGGGCAGAACGATTTTTATTCTCGTTAGTGACCTAGAAGAGGGGTATTCCATGCATGAGATGTATCGTACTAGCCAGGCTATCATTGATACAGGATGCAAGTTCCTTGTCCTAACTGCCCTCGATTTTGCAGGTAATGTACATTATAACAAGCAAGCGGCTCGTACGTTGTCGGATATGGGTGCGCATGTGGCCGCGATTACGCCTAATGAACTGGCACAGTGGATCGGAAAGATTATTCGATAA
- a CDS encoding suppressor of fused domain protein: protein MESKTLIEEQSPLCPIVAFVEESNQCVYFYLMEHPDSEARRFRTVWVRNYGEAPDDISSVEDMRSGLPPRLPASFCAHPDGAEKLSPEKLEIVWFEEGDAAALLYEEDVLAVIPGWGGNDEYPGYARDCIGMAPYGMPLGDPSENVLFKRVEQARQFWQSWDEESWPQLQASLLQAIENSLGKHTKYYAIDGGSWPPRAMITIEQGDVTYVVTVGVSLVPQPVVEQYTEEPEKHRRIELALALPTVLLQQNEQGILQYISGLPNIPWQQITWIGHGHTINSDQFSGDEEFTAILLVQSPEHAPHIPFASYRGDDISLLWMVPITEAEHEYAMQNSSMKLLQKAKETTADSLWLFDGQAKFSLSR, encoded by the coding sequence ATGGAATCCAAGACGTTGATTGAAGAACAATCCCCTTTATGCCCGATCGTAGCATTTGTCGAAGAATCCAATCAATGCGTCTATTTTTATCTGATGGAGCACCCGGATTCAGAAGCACGAAGATTTAGAACTGTATGGGTACGGAATTATGGTGAGGCACCTGATGATATCTCCTCTGTTGAAGACATGCGTTCCGGTTTGCCGCCGCGCTTACCTGCTTCGTTTTGCGCGCATCCCGATGGCGCAGAGAAGCTGAGCCCGGAAAAGCTAGAAATCGTCTGGTTTGAAGAGGGGGATGCTGCAGCCTTATTATATGAAGAAGATGTTCTTGCTGTCATTCCGGGCTGGGGTGGAAATGATGAATATCCCGGCTATGCGCGTGATTGTATTGGAATGGCGCCGTATGGGATGCCTTTAGGCGATCCTTCTGAGAATGTCTTGTTTAAGCGGGTAGAACAGGCTAGACAGTTCTGGCAAAGTTGGGATGAAGAGAGTTGGCCACAGTTGCAAGCAAGTCTTTTGCAGGCGATTGAAAATAGCCTGGGAAAACATACGAAATATTACGCGATCGACGGCGGAAGCTGGCCGCCGAGGGCAATGATTACTATTGAACAAGGAGATGTAACGTATGTTGTGACCGTTGGCGTTTCGCTTGTACCACAGCCTGTCGTAGAGCAATATACGGAGGAGCCAGAGAAACATCGTCGTATTGAGTTAGCTCTGGCGCTTCCTACCGTTTTACTGCAACAAAATGAACAGGGAATTCTTCAATACATAAGCGGTTTGCCTAATATCCCGTGGCAGCAAATCACATGGATAGGGCACGGGCATACGATCAATAGTGACCAATTCTCGGGTGATGAAGAGTTTACGGCTATCCTGCTTGTTCAATCGCCGGAACATGCACCGCATATTCCATTTGCATCTTATCGGGGAGATGACATTTCTCTTCTTTGGATGGTCCCGATTACGGAAGCCGAGCATGAATATGCGATGCAGAACAGCAGTATGAAGTTACTACAAAAAGCAAAAGAAACGACAGCAGATTCCCTTTGGCTTTTTGATGGTCAGGCCAAATTTTCCCTATCACGATAG
- a CDS encoding DUF4132 domain-containing protein, with translation MLFKSKQSPLITAFATVCKRECKMDVEQYEQIIDYVAGEREVFPKLSKHRMYMYDFESTMKKMWKQGMEAEYFRALQVLYHMNDTQSRKMDVIFLYIDEYLTFNKLHGEEDILSKLYERTEKLKTVQDVLGEEAIRMYVEHFIKDAKAEVARSSGYPRSAKLTIEMVNLLLECKVISLLNPSYLEMMKADIHPFIYHLITENHAEVVTEVERMLEKLCTSLLPNGSSITYLELEKAFRKKNIEHVRKSVYPGIEQIGKEILPAKEYKLYVTLLCAGLLYKVNLNGSKENFLRHTDASDQKLLDALAVLYDVIPLDLIDTLLLSDIPQGEQIAYMEEVLAGILPATEPYLLLLSLLALFREDEMLWDTAEQSITENPEKAERVLCIVANPMIKGYIYQTMRKQGIDMSHHAANLDAFFVPAMFTKSKHAITFYRYITGGISLEEALGQKVLNSKLHDAILLLSFFEAQHEFCRRLFILFSHYEETDYNYVRLLSHFCNSFADKLTLLMEAYMDDPEVNTEQFLFNIFDFRSYYWSKFTDDHYKKIIMSNKESVLSIYGKLPVEERILVLETLFEQKNQLESTLLYQVLRLGLHDTAKKANAIAIAEFMETKDKELYIHVYKTEKKAKVKELALDALRNIDGYKDIYRELLANEKNKKFIELLQQFIEAEDLSLANAHANIAKMIDKRKLTRLKWLAIEQLPNLIEQSGQPFSQEIKEYILTHSVDFAMEPSPKVIEIREYATPQSLGEFAIGILQAWLDSGAPAKEKWVLPLCAVFGDRRIVDILAKQIKEWAEQGRGAIASEAVKALAFMSDTTALRTIDQLKHTIKNRQVKKAAADALLMAARHLNITPEELEDRLIPNLGFDETGIRRFNYGQRTFTVKVNNELEIVITNDENGKILKNLPKPTQTDDTELAEQAREEMKLLKKELKNAVKIQGMRLENALSTNRLWSTAAWKSLFVNNVLMRSFAIGLIWGVYEEDQLQDTFRYMEDGTFNTSDEEEYEWREDVRIGLVHPLELTPEVLEAWRTQLEDYEITQPFIQLERPLFLPTEEEYETKVVTRFTEHEYAPGTFANRMEKLGWYKGVPQDAGFYTEFYKEYGSIIVELLFSGTSISYYEGMEDIHLEELAFYRNRFDRYHYYRKESRLDIATIPARVFSETLYDIMRATEK, from the coding sequence ATGTTATTTAAAAGCAAGCAGTCACCACTCATTACGGCATTTGCTACGGTATGTAAACGGGAGTGCAAAATGGATGTCGAGCAATATGAGCAAATTATAGACTATGTAGCAGGAGAACGGGAGGTATTTCCGAAGCTTTCAAAACATCGTATGTATATGTACGATTTTGAATCAACGATGAAAAAGATGTGGAAGCAAGGAATGGAAGCAGAATACTTCCGTGCACTGCAAGTGCTCTATCATATGAATGACACTCAAAGCAGAAAAATGGATGTTATTTTCCTATACATAGATGAATACCTTACATTTAATAAACTGCATGGAGAAGAAGACATCCTATCCAAGCTTTACGAGCGGACGGAAAAGTTAAAAACAGTACAGGATGTGCTCGGAGAAGAAGCTATCCGAATGTATGTGGAACATTTTATAAAGGATGCAAAAGCCGAAGTAGCACGGTCATCAGGCTATCCACGGTCCGCGAAATTAACGATTGAGATGGTCAATTTATTGCTTGAATGTAAAGTTATTTCTCTACTGAATCCTTCGTATTTGGAGATGATGAAAGCAGATATCCATCCTTTCATCTATCACCTTATTACAGAAAATCATGCAGAAGTTGTTACAGAAGTGGAGCGCATGCTTGAGAAACTATGCACATCTCTTTTGCCAAACGGAAGTTCTATCACCTATCTAGAACTAGAAAAAGCCTTCCGGAAGAAAAACATAGAACATGTTAGAAAGAGTGTATATCCCGGCATAGAACAGATAGGAAAAGAAATACTACCAGCTAAAGAGTATAAATTGTATGTCACACTGTTATGTGCAGGCTTACTTTATAAAGTCAACCTGAACGGAAGTAAAGAAAACTTTTTGCGTCACACAGACGCAAGCGATCAAAAACTACTCGATGCTTTAGCCGTGCTGTATGATGTAATCCCGCTCGATCTTATCGATACGCTTCTCTTATCGGATATACCACAAGGCGAACAGATAGCGTATATGGAGGAAGTATTGGCTGGTATTTTACCGGCAACTGAACCGTATCTTTTGCTTCTGTCTTTGCTCGCTCTATTTAGAGAGGATGAAATGTTATGGGATACGGCTGAACAAAGTATCACGGAAAACCCGGAGAAAGCAGAGCGGGTTTTGTGTATTGTCGCTAATCCGATGATTAAAGGATATATTTACCAAACGATGCGGAAACAAGGGATAGACATGTCTCACCATGCAGCTAATCTTGATGCGTTTTTTGTACCAGCTATGTTTACGAAAAGCAAGCATGCAATAACCTTTTATCGTTATATAACGGGCGGTATCTCACTAGAGGAAGCACTGGGGCAGAAGGTGCTAAATTCGAAACTGCATGATGCGATATTGTTGCTGAGCTTCTTTGAAGCCCAACATGAATTTTGCCGAAGATTGTTCATCCTATTCAGTCATTATGAAGAAACCGACTACAATTATGTCAGGCTGCTTAGCCATTTTTGCAATTCGTTCGCGGACAAGCTGACACTTTTAATGGAAGCCTATATGGACGATCCTGAAGTGAATACAGAGCAATTTCTTTTTAATATATTCGATTTCCGATCCTATTATTGGAGCAAATTTACGGACGACCATTATAAAAAAATAATTATGAGTAATAAAGAAAGCGTACTGTCTATCTATGGAAAGCTACCCGTCGAGGAAAGAATACTTGTGTTGGAGACGCTGTTTGAGCAAAAAAATCAGCTTGAATCAACCTTGTTGTATCAAGTACTGCGGCTTGGCTTGCATGATACAGCGAAAAAAGCAAATGCGATTGCTATTGCCGAATTTATGGAGACAAAAGACAAAGAGCTATATATACACGTATACAAAACTGAAAAGAAAGCCAAAGTGAAAGAATTGGCACTTGATGCTTTGCGAAATATAGACGGCTATAAAGACATATATCGTGAATTGTTAGCGAATGAAAAAAACAAGAAATTTATAGAGCTGTTACAGCAATTCATCGAAGCGGAAGATCTAAGTCTCGCGAACGCGCATGCGAATATAGCGAAGATGATTGACAAACGTAAATTAACGCGTTTGAAGTGGCTGGCAATTGAGCAATTACCAAATTTAATCGAACAATCCGGACAGCCATTCAGCCAGGAAATAAAAGAATATATTCTTACTCATTCAGTAGACTTCGCAATGGAGCCTAGTCCTAAAGTGATAGAGATAAGAGAATATGCTACTCCACAATCTTTAGGGGAATTTGCTATCGGTATCCTTCAGGCATGGTTGGATAGCGGGGCGCCTGCCAAAGAGAAATGGGTATTGCCCCTTTGCGCTGTATTCGGTGATCGCCGTATTGTCGATATATTGGCCAAGCAAATCAAAGAGTGGGCAGAACAAGGTCGGGGGGCTATCGCCTCTGAAGCTGTCAAGGCACTTGCTTTCATGTCGGACACAACGGCTCTGCGTACGATTGATCAACTCAAGCACACAATCAAAAATCGTCAGGTGAAGAAGGCAGCAGCAGACGCGCTATTGATGGCAGCACGGCATTTGAATATCACGCCGGAGGAGTTAGAAGATCGTCTTATCCCGAATTTGGGTTTTGATGAGACAGGTATACGCAGATTCAATTACGGACAACGTACGTTTACTGTAAAGGTAAACAATGAACTGGAGATTGTCATTACGAATGATGAAAACGGCAAAATACTAAAAAACCTGCCTAAACCGACGCAAACGGACGATACAGAGTTAGCGGAGCAGGCTCGTGAAGAGATGAAGCTGCTTAAAAAAGAATTGAAAAACGCTGTCAAAATCCAGGGCATGCGTCTGGAGAATGCTCTGTCAACCAATCGACTGTGGAGTACAGCTGCCTGGAAAAGCCTGTTTGTGAACAATGTATTAATGCGAAGCTTTGCGATTGGTTTAATCTGGGGCGTATATGAGGAAGACCAATTGCAGGATACATTCCGTTATATGGAGGATGGCACATTTAATACGAGCGATGAGGAAGAATACGAATGGCGGGAAGATGTGCGAATTGGTCTGGTACATCCGCTTGAGCTTACGCCAGAGGTGCTGGAAGCATGGCGGACTCAATTGGAAGATTACGAGATTACTCAGCCGTTTATCCAATTAGAACGTCCGCTATTCCTACCAACAGAGGAAGAATATGAAACGAAAGTAGTAACCCGTTTTACAGAACACGAGTATGCACCGGGTACTTTCGCCAACCGGATGGAGAAACTGGGCTGGTACAAGGGTGTTCCACAGGATGCCGGTTTTTACACGGAGTTTTATAAAGAGTACGGCAGTATTATTGTCGAGTTGCTGTTTAGCGGTACAAGCATTAGCTATTACGAAGGGATGGAAGATATTCATTTAGAGGAATTGGCCTTTTATAGAAACCGTTTCGACCGCTACCATTATTACAGGAAAGAATCCCGGCTCGATATAGCTACAATTCCGGCTCGTGTATTCAGTGAAACACTGTATGACATTATGCGGGCAACAGAAAAATAG
- a CDS encoding WD40 repeat domain-containing protein, which translates to MDWTLYETQSKRWRDEGKQYATAINAFVEKGMRDGWDSVEAEPQETRIDMAQEVLKVVRQANESGEITALRKYFPPSYGPLIELIREKGQAIRSVFYIDDNRTVFTVGASWEATTVYLLTRDRFEVLPNVSGVGRSSDGRIYALAYEDGIYTYDGWQGSQLQRFDWPTGLEGITGEWATEPMEDARSITELIPFPDRQRLLLVNATGVYVLSAEGTKRLHPDEATIQEWKEDLEEGEPLQIDMEHGAISRDGKWIAFGSQDSEHLILDAELNIHNVWYPESSYPHYALFSYDNHKVLFNACHFYNGVSIAVPLEQTDSYDTTNKDGSQFIVDDECRIYAGVSWGDVFIVGDAYGYIRAWSTTGEFRWRLFVGSTISGMDISPDGKILLVGTYGGMLHRIRLDMGRDEYTIGTGDHSEERRWLIWKEEQQILAW; encoded by the coding sequence ATGGATTGGACCTTATATGAAACGCAATCAAAAAGATGGCGAGATGAGGGAAAACAATACGCTACAGCTATCAATGCATTCGTAGAAAAAGGCATGCGAGATGGCTGGGATAGCGTAGAGGCTGAACCGCAAGAAACACGTATAGATATGGCACAAGAAGTCCTGAAGGTTGTTCGCCAGGCAAACGAATCAGGCGAAATTACCGCTTTACGTAAATATTTTCCTCCTTCTTACGGACCGCTAATCGAGCTCATCCGTGAGAAGGGGCAAGCAATCCGTTCTGTTTTTTATATTGATGACAACCGGACAGTATTCACGGTCGGAGCTTCATGGGAAGCAACTACGGTCTATTTGCTTACTCGTGATCGATTCGAGGTCCTGCCGAACGTTAGTGGTGTTGGCCGTTCCTCGGATGGGCGAATCTATGCGCTTGCTTATGAGGATGGAATTTATACATACGACGGGTGGCAGGGAAGCCAGCTTCAGCGGTTCGATTGGCCAACCGGGTTGGAAGGAATCACGGGAGAGTGGGCGACAGAACCTATGGAGGATGCACGAAGCATTACAGAACTTATTCCGTTTCCCGATCGTCAACGCCTTTTGTTAGTGAATGCTACAGGAGTTTATGTGCTATCTGCAGAGGGAACTAAGCGATTACATCCCGATGAGGCAACGATACAGGAGTGGAAAGAAGATTTGGAGGAAGGCGAGCCATTACAAATCGATATGGAGCATGGAGCTATTTCCAGAGATGGAAAATGGATCGCATTTGGCTCACAAGATAGCGAGCATCTTATTTTGGACGCTGAGCTGAATATACACAATGTGTGGTATCCAGAATCGTCGTATCCGCATTATGCCTTATTCTCCTACGACAATCATAAAGTTTTGTTCAATGCGTGCCATTTTTACAATGGGGTAAGTATTGCGGTACCGCTTGAACAGACCGATTCTTATGACACAACAAATAAGGACGGGAGCCAGTTTATCGTTGATGATGAATGTCGCATATATGCGGGGGTAAGTTGGGGAGATGTATTCATTGTAGGTGATGCTTACGGATATATACGTGCTTGGAGCACAACAGGAGAATTTCGCTGGCGGTTATTCGTCGGATCTACGATAAGCGGCATGGATATATCTCCCGATGGAAAAATACTGCTTGTCGGGACATACGGAGGCATGTTGCACCGCATTCGCCTTGATATGGGCAGAGATGAATACACGATCGGAACCGGCGATCATAGTGAAGAACGCCGCTGGTTGATTTGGAAAGAGGAACAGCAAATTCTTGCCTGGTAA
- a CDS encoding ATP-binding protein produces the protein MDTIKPPAESLYEKELQALRLHDTAPKPPNWLLSPKAVRDFILGRDTPLDLNGESVKITRKFYGDDVLIERAIVSLAGNRGLMLVGDPGTAKTMLSELLSAAISGTSTNTIQGTAGTTEDMIKYSWNYAMLLDKGPSYEALVPSPLYTGMKKGIITRFEEITRCPAEVQDVLISIVSDKVMNIPELEDGVLFAKPGFNIIATANIRDKGVNEMSSALKRRFNFETIFPINNVKMEAEIIESQAKTMLRQSGVPIETDRDVVELLATTFLELRTGKTQEGYKIETPQAVMSTAEAVSVYVQSAMTSHFYDDKPISLERLVQNMLGAVVKDNHKDLNVLKTYFSKVVKERAKGEGLWEDYYNTKKWIK, from the coding sequence ATGGATACGATAAAACCACCTGCAGAAAGCCTTTATGAAAAAGAGTTACAAGCACTCCGGTTACACGACACAGCACCCAAACCACCTAACTGGCTTTTATCTCCCAAGGCGGTTCGGGATTTTATTCTTGGTAGGGATACACCGCTAGATTTGAACGGAGAAAGTGTAAAGATTACCCGAAAGTTTTATGGAGATGATGTCTTAATTGAACGGGCGATCGTTTCTCTGGCCGGAAATCGTGGTCTGATGCTTGTTGGCGATCCGGGAACGGCAAAAACGATGCTTAGCGAACTTTTATCTGCTGCAATTTCCGGTACGAGCACGAATACGATCCAAGGCACTGCTGGTACAACAGAGGATATGATTAAGTATTCCTGGAATTATGCCATGCTACTGGACAAAGGCCCTTCATATGAGGCCCTGGTACCTTCTCCTTTATATACCGGAATGAAAAAAGGAATCATTACTAGATTCGAGGAAATTACGCGCTGCCCTGCCGAAGTACAGGATGTACTAATTAGTATTGTAAGCGATAAAGTAATGAACATTCCCGAATTGGAGGATGGAGTTTTGTTCGCTAAACCAGGCTTTAACATTATCGCTACAGCAAACATCCGCGACAAAGGTGTGAATGAAATGAGCAGCGCATTAAAACGGCGCTTCAATTTCGAAACGATTTTCCCGATTAATAATGTCAAGATGGAAGCGGAAATTATCGAGTCACAGGCAAAGACGATGTTGCGCCAGAGTGGTGTTCCAATTGAGACAGACCGCGATGTTGTAGAGCTATTAGCGACTACTTTTTTAGAATTGCGGACGGGGAAGACGCAGGAAGGCTACAAAATTGAAACACCACAGGCGGTTATGAGTACCGCTGAGGCCGTTTCCGTTTATGTACAAAGTGCAATGACCTCTCACTTTTACGATGACAAGCCGATTTCTTTAGAACGGCTAGTACAAAATATGTTAGGTGCTGTCGTCAAGGACAATCATAAAGATCTGAATGTACTGAAAACGTATTTTTCTAAAGTGGTAAAAGAAAGAGCAAAGGGTGAAGGGCTATGGGAGGACTATTACAACACGAAAAAATGGATCAAATAA